One window from the genome of Leuconostoc suionicum encodes:
- the treR gene encoding trehalose operon repressor — MIPLYFKIYQQIKDDIRDHTYPAGSFLPSENELVTQFQTSRDTIRKALAKLDEEGLIQKQRGKGSQVISHQLRHFPISGLTSFHELEELQHFHVVTEVPVFEYLTVTKKTQKTTLFPVGTPLYHIIRVRIIDGIYSVIDEDYIRADIVPGLTKDIAKHSIYAYIENILHLSVAYAEKTITAELVTAMDRKLLVGLPEDENRLIQVESQGHLTDTTYFQRTIARHRPDQFQFDEFARRQTT, encoded by the coding sequence ATGATCCCATTATATTTTAAAATATATCAGCAGATTAAAGATGACATTCGTGACCATACTTACCCCGCTGGTTCTTTTCTACCTAGCGAAAATGAGTTGGTCACTCAATTTCAAACATCTCGCGATACAATCCGTAAAGCGCTCGCAAAACTAGACGAAGAAGGGCTTATTCAAAAACAGCGTGGTAAAGGTTCACAAGTCATTTCTCATCAGTTACGCCACTTTCCAATAAGTGGGCTCACCAGTTTTCATGAATTGGAAGAGCTGCAACACTTCCATGTTGTTACTGAGGTTCCTGTATTCGAATATCTTACCGTCACAAAAAAGACTCAGAAAACAACTTTATTTCCTGTTGGCACGCCTTTATATCATATTATTCGTGTTCGAATTATCGACGGTATTTATAGTGTCATTGACGAAGATTATATCCGTGCAGACATTGTTCCCGGTCTCACTAAAGACATAGCTAAGCATTCTATTTATGCTTATATTGAGAATATCCTACACTTGTCGGTTGCCTATGCTGAAAAAACAATTACTGCTGAACTAGTCACAGCAATGGATCGCAAATTATTAGTCGGCTTGCCTGAGGACGAAAATCGATTAATCCAAGTTGAAAGCCAAGGTCACCTAACTGACACAACCTATTTTCAACGCACTATTGCAAGACATAGACCTGATCAATTTCAGTTTGATGAATTTGCACGGCGACAAACAACTTAA
- a CDS encoding HD domain-containing protein produces the protein MLKEKLPKEKVLRDPIHNFIHIEDPIILDLINTPEFQRLRRVKQLGITSSVFHGAEHSRFGHSVGVYELARRITERFEQYYSDIWNPKERLLTLVAALLHDIGHGAFSHTFEHLFHTDHEAMTREIITGDTEIHRVLAQVSTDFPNKVASVIAKTYENPQVVQLISSQIDVDRMDYLLRDAYFTGTKYGEFDIDRILRTMQPTPDGIAFDIAGMHAVEDYIVSRYQMYLQVYFHPVSRGMEVLLEHLLQRAQELYRSNTTSEFAENDFVGPLLAPLFSDKKLTLSEYLKLDDNVFMTYINIWQSHSDPILSDLSQRFMGRRPLKSMEITDETAPLLEELEQLVDNAGFNPRFYTARNNAYDLPYDDYKPNVAKPRTQIDFLLADGSHRELSDMSTLVAAIKGKASIDQRFFFPKEMLNIEPDELFADTFKKFRSFIRNNALTTPNPES, from the coding sequence ATGTTAAAAGAAAAATTACCTAAAGAAAAAGTACTACGCGATCCAATCCATAACTTCATACATATTGAAGATCCTATTATTTTAGATCTCATCAATACCCCTGAATTTCAAAGGTTGCGTCGTGTAAAACAATTAGGTATAACAAGTTCTGTTTTTCATGGAGCAGAACATTCTCGCTTTGGCCATTCAGTCGGTGTCTATGAACTTGCTCGCCGTATCACGGAGCGCTTTGAACAATACTACAGTGATATTTGGAATCCGAAAGAACGACTACTAACACTAGTTGCCGCACTGCTTCATGACATAGGTCACGGTGCCTTCTCACATACCTTTGAACATTTATTTCATACAGATCATGAGGCAATGACTCGTGAGATTATTACTGGTGATACAGAAATCCACCGTGTCTTGGCGCAAGTTTCAACTGACTTTCCAAACAAAGTTGCCAGTGTTATCGCGAAAACTTATGAAAACCCACAAGTCGTTCAACTAATTTCTAGTCAAATTGATGTTGACCGAATGGATTATTTGCTGCGTGATGCCTATTTTACTGGTACAAAATATGGTGAATTCGATATTGATCGAATATTACGCACTATGCAACCAACCCCTGATGGCATCGCCTTTGATATTGCAGGTATGCATGCCGTTGAGGATTATATTGTTTCACGTTATCAAATGTATTTACAAGTTTACTTCCACCCAGTATCTCGTGGCATGGAAGTTTTGCTAGAACATTTACTACAACGCGCACAAGAACTGTATCGCTCTAATACAACTAGCGAGTTTGCGGAAAATGATTTTGTTGGTCCACTACTAGCGCCTTTATTTAGCGACAAAAAACTAACCTTATCTGAATATTTAAAGCTCGATGACAATGTTTTTATGACATATATTAATATTTGGCAATCACATTCTGATCCTATTTTGTCTGATTTATCACAACGTTTCATGGGACGCCGCCCGCTAAAATCAATGGAAATCACCGATGAAACAGCTCCACTACTTGAAGAACTCGAGCAGCTTGTGGATAATGCTGGATTTAATCCTAGATTTTACACGGCACGCAATAATGCTTATGATCTGCCTTATGATGATTACAAACCAAATGTCGCCAAGCCAAGGACACAAATTGACTTTTTGTTAGCCGATGGTTCACATCGTGAATTATCAGATATGTCCACATTAGTTGCTGCTATTAAAGGTAAAGCCTCAATAGATCAGCGATTCTTTTTTCCAAAGGAAATGCTCAATATTGAACCAGACGAATTGTTCGCTGATACGTTCAAAAAATTCCGCAGTTTTATTCGTAACAATGCATTAACTACACCAAATCCAGAATCCTAA
- a CDS encoding YwiB family protein produces MAIKDQTDVEIHLKTKIRQENDLEEFEFHTNGQLFLKNNALYLRYTEVIENQKTQIMFKFEENRVRMNRSGDILTKFSFVKSQRIPALYQTPTGQMQLETLTTLMALNIDHEETRGEVAIDYVLYAMQQIVGQYEIRLQFMPKSSMLD; encoded by the coding sequence ATGGCAATTAAAGACCAAACAGACGTTGAAATTCATCTAAAAACGAAAATTCGTCAAGAAAATGATCTTGAAGAGTTTGAATTTCATACAAATGGACAACTTTTTTTGAAAAACAATGCACTTTATTTACGATATACAGAAGTAATTGAGAATCAAAAAACACAAATTATGTTTAAGTTTGAAGAGAACCGTGTACGTATGAATCGATCAGGTGACATTTTAACAAAGTTCTCCTTTGTTAAATCACAGCGTATCCCTGCTTTGTATCAAACACCAACTGGGCAGATGCAGTTGGAAACACTAACTACATTAATGGCGCTAAACATAGATCATGAAGAAACGCGTGGTGAAGTTGCGATTGACTATGTTCTTTATGCTATGCAACAAATTGTTGGACAATATGAAATTCGGTTGCAATTTATGCCCAAATCTAGTATGCTAGATTAG
- the rpoE gene encoding DNA-directed RNA polymerase subunit delta produces the protein MSLTTLGNHPKEEFALVEIATAILTEHKEAMPFSSLVQEIQEFLEIDAETFKPRLSQFYTDLNTDGSFISLGNNEWALRAWYPVDAIDESIHELDDEEDAPKRKKSAKKKVNVFADNASDDDVIDYNDDDPEDEDFGAVTDDDIETDDEETEVESDDADSNEIDLSDDESIDANMTELSGGDDLDDLSDGDQEK, from the coding sequence ATGTCACTTACAACATTAGGCAATCACCCTAAAGAAGAATTTGCATTGGTTGAAATTGCAACAGCCATTTTGACAGAACATAAAGAAGCGATGCCTTTTAGTTCATTAGTTCAAGAAATCCAGGAATTTTTGGAAATTGATGCAGAGACGTTTAAACCACGTCTTTCACAATTTTATACAGATTTGAACACTGACGGTTCATTCATTTCACTTGGAAATAATGAATGGGCTTTGCGTGCGTGGTATCCAGTTGATGCAATCGACGAATCTATCCATGAGCTCGATGATGAAGAAGATGCTCCTAAGCGTAAAAAGTCAGCTAAAAAGAAAGTTAACGTATTTGCTGATAATGCTTCAGATGACGATGTTATCGATTATAATGACGATGATCCTGAAGACGAAGACTTTGGTGCGGTTACTGATGATGATATAGAGACTGACGACGAAGAAACTGAAGTTGAAAGCGATGATGCTGATAGTAATGAAATTGATTTATCAGATGATGAATCAATCGATGCCAATATGACAGAGTTATCTGGTGGCGATGATCTTGATGATCTGAGTGACGGCGACCAAGAAAAATAA
- a CDS encoding amino acid permease → MAEKQNRELNRDLSSRQMQMIALGGTIGVGLFMGSASTIKWTGVSVLLAYAIAGLVLYLVMRALGEMLYVDPSVGSFANYATKYIHPVAGYLTVWANVFQWLTVGVSETIAVGIYLDYWFPNIPSWVTGVVVLAMLTAANLVTVKAYGEMETWFSLIKVITIVFMIILGLLVIVLGFGNHWHPIGFSNLWTHGPFFAGGVKGFFFALSIVITSYQAIEIIGITAGEADNPQVAIVKSIKSIVARILIFYIGAIFVIITIYPWDKLDQVGSPFVETFSRVGITAAAGIINFVMMTAAMSALNSGIFSSSRMLYTLALGKELSPRFLKLSKHRVPTLPVLAISGGILLGIILNAVLPLFWNGSSSIFVLVYSASTLPGMVPWFVILWSQIKFRKENASQMVNHPFKMPFAPYTNYFAILMLLVTLVFMVFNPDTRVPLFIGLGFLIIMTIVFFATRKHHHSLDKTN, encoded by the coding sequence ATGGCAGAGAAACAGAATAGAGAACTAAACAGAGACTTATCGTCTCGACAAATGCAAATGATTGCGCTTGGCGGCACAATTGGTGTTGGCTTGTTTATGGGATCAGCATCTACAATCAAGTGGACAGGAGTATCAGTCCTTTTGGCTTATGCAATAGCTGGGTTGGTCTTGTACCTAGTAATGCGTGCTTTGGGAGAAATGCTTTATGTTGATCCCTCTGTGGGATCATTTGCGAACTATGCAACCAAGTATATTCATCCGGTCGCTGGATATTTAACCGTTTGGGCAAATGTTTTTCAGTGGTTAACAGTTGGTGTTAGTGAAACCATTGCTGTAGGAATATATCTAGATTACTGGTTTCCAAATATACCCAGTTGGGTCACTGGAGTAGTCGTATTGGCGATGTTAACTGCCGCAAATTTGGTGACGGTTAAAGCTTATGGTGAAATGGAAACATGGTTCTCACTAATTAAAGTGATTACAATTGTGTTTATGATTATCTTAGGATTGCTAGTCATTGTATTAGGATTTGGGAATCATTGGCATCCAATTGGTTTTTCAAACTTGTGGACACATGGACCTTTTTTTGCAGGTGGTGTGAAAGGGTTCTTCTTCGCCCTATCTATTGTAATTACATCGTACCAAGCGATTGAAATAATCGGTATTACTGCTGGTGAAGCTGATAATCCTCAAGTTGCTATCGTGAAATCAATTAAGTCAATTGTAGCTCGTATACTAATATTCTATATTGGGGCAATTTTTGTTATTATCACAATTTATCCCTGGGACAAATTAGATCAAGTTGGTTCTCCATTCGTTGAGACTTTCTCACGTGTTGGTATTACAGCAGCTGCTGGGATTATTAATTTTGTGATGATGACAGCAGCAATGTCAGCTTTGAACTCTGGAATTTTTTCTTCTAGTCGCATGTTATACACTTTAGCGCTTGGCAAAGAATTATCACCAAGATTCTTAAAGCTATCTAAGCATCGTGTGCCTACATTACCGGTGTTAGCTATTTCAGGCGGAATTCTTTTAGGCATTATTTTAAACGCTGTACTGCCTTTGTTTTGGAATGGAAGTTCAAGTATTTTTGTGTTAGTTTATTCTGCCAGTACATTACCTGGAATGGTGCCTTGGTTTGTTATTTTGTGGAGTCAAATAAAATTCCGAAAAGAAAATGCTAGTCAGATGGTTAACCATCCTTTTAAAATGCCATTTGCACCTTATACAAATTACTTTGCAATTCTGATGTTGCTTGTGACACTTGTATTTATGGTATTCAATCCAGATACTCGTGTGCCACTTTTCATAGGACTCGGATTTTTAATTATTATGACAATTGTTTTTTTTGCAACGAGAAAACATCATCATTCGTTAGATAAAACAAATTAA
- a CDS encoding biotin transporter BioY, translating into MKTRALATSAIMLAVIIVMGAIPSIPLGFIPVPIVLQNMGIMLAGVILGKKYGFITVVGFLCLAALGLPILSGGHGGFVVFIGPTAGYLYAYPVAAFLIGWATEWLRKNKKFNFVTLWIALLVLGVLLIDTLGAVGLNIAAQMPLDKALIYQIAFLPGDIIKSIFAVAIAVVLNKRKLLL; encoded by the coding sequence ATGAAAACACGAGCTTTGGCAACATCAGCTATTATGTTAGCTGTGATTATTGTTATGGGTGCTATTCCTAGCATTCCGTTAGGATTTATTCCCGTTCCAATTGTTTTGCAAAATATGGGTATTATGTTAGCCGGTGTGATTCTTGGTAAAAAATATGGATTCATTACCGTAGTTGGTTTTTTATGTTTAGCTGCATTAGGATTACCAATCCTAAGTGGTGGACATGGCGGTTTTGTTGTTTTCATCGGTCCAACTGCTGGATATTTGTATGCATATCCAGTAGCAGCATTCTTAATTGGTTGGGCAACAGAATGGTTGCGTAAAAATAAAAAGTTTAATTTTGTAACTTTATGGATTGCATTACTGGTATTAGGTGTATTACTTATTGATACGTTGGGTGCTGTGGGACTCAATATTGCCGCGCAGATGCCATTGGATAAGGCATTAATTTATCAAATAGCCTTTTTACCAGGAGATATTATCAAGTCTATTTTTGCAGTGGCAATTGCTGTTGTATTGAACAAAAGAAAGCTTTTACTGTGA
- a CDS encoding CHY zinc finger protein translates to MIKGINIDPQGRCKHWHSEVDIVANRCAKCRDFYSCYLCHDELTTHEFMPMLIDSEEIAVICGVCEYKMTASVYLNSAYKRPNCQHLFNPGCALHKNTYFC, encoded by the coding sequence GTGATTAAAGGAATAAATATTGATCCACAAGGCCGCTGTAAACATTGGCACAGTGAAGTTGACATTGTGGCAAATCGTTGCGCTAAATGCCGAGATTTTTATTCATGCTATCTTTGTCATGATGAATTGACTACTCATGAATTTATGCCAATGCTAATAGACAGCGAAGAAATAGCCGTTATTTGTGGCGTGTGTGAGTATAAAATGACCGCTTCTGTGTATTTGAATTCAGCCTACAAACGTCCAAATTGCCAGCATTTATTTAATCCTGGCTGTGCATTGCATAAAAATACGTATTTCTGTTAA